In Lysinibacillus sp. FSL M8-0337, the following proteins share a genomic window:
- the hpaB gene encoding 4-hydroxyphenylacetate 3-monooxygenase, oxygenase component gives MPAITGQQYIKRIDALQTYISIDGEVVTGKVSEHPAFKGVMQSQAKLFDLQHDEALHDSLTYVSPKSNERVGMSFLQVTKVEDLVTRRQAAREWALSNHGLMGRSPDYMNTTLMALASAAEFLKDKPNCFPDHLLNFYEYARENDLTMTHTFIEPQVNRQRYHYEDEEVIIAAKIVGKTSQGLVIKGARLLATQGGITDELLVLSTNGFDKEKGFGFSIPSDTKGLKFLCRQSFVGGESTFDHPLSARFEEMDAIVVFDDVVVPWERVFYYENNEVANNFMNVSGFQAYTLHQVLSRQIAKTEFVLGVVQSIVNTINIGEYQHVQQKVVEIIVTLETMKALLLKSEIEAKRDDFGYIRPHHPTLQVAIQIFPKVYPTFTEIIQLLGASGLMSIPSEKAFGADDGDLEHYLQSFRDGGEERVKKFRLAWDLTMSSFGTRQTLYERYFFGDPVRLSSLLYQSYNREPFIQRVENFLKNKD, from the coding sequence ATGCCAGCAATAACAGGCCAGCAGTATATTAAGCGCATTGATGCATTGCAAACGTATATCTCAATAGATGGCGAAGTCGTTACGGGAAAGGTTTCAGAACATCCAGCATTTAAAGGCGTAATGCAAAGTCAAGCAAAGCTTTTTGATTTGCAGCATGATGAGGCGTTACATGATAGCTTGACCTATGTATCACCAAAGAGTAATGAGCGGGTAGGTATGTCTTTTCTACAAGTGACAAAGGTTGAAGATTTAGTAACAAGACGTCAAGCTGCGCGGGAGTGGGCTTTATCTAATCATGGCTTAATGGGAAGAAGTCCTGATTATATGAACACTACTTTAATGGCATTAGCGTCTGCCGCTGAATTTTTAAAAGATAAGCCAAATTGTTTTCCAGATCATTTACTAAATTTCTATGAGTATGCACGTGAGAATGATTTGACGATGACACATACGTTTATTGAGCCGCAAGTAAACCGTCAAAGATATCATTACGAAGATGAAGAGGTCATCATTGCCGCTAAAATTGTAGGGAAAACGAGTCAAGGACTGGTGATTAAAGGAGCAAGATTACTTGCCACACAAGGTGGCATTACAGACGAACTGCTTGTTTTATCAACAAATGGCTTCGATAAGGAAAAAGGGTTTGGTTTTTCCATACCAAGTGATACGAAAGGATTGAAATTTTTATGTAGACAGTCATTTGTCGGAGGGGAATCAACGTTTGATCATCCTTTAAGCGCGCGCTTTGAGGAAATGGATGCGATTGTTGTCTTTGATGATGTCGTTGTACCGTGGGAGCGCGTTTTTTATTATGAAAATAATGAGGTTGCCAATAACTTCATGAATGTGAGCGGCTTCCAAGCGTATACGTTACATCAAGTATTGTCCCGACAAATTGCTAAAACGGAATTTGTTTTAGGTGTTGTCCAATCAATTGTTAATACAATCAATATTGGCGAATATCAACATGTACAGCAAAAAGTAGTGGAAATCATTGTAACATTAGAAACGATGAAAGCTTTATTGCTCAAATCCGAAATAGAAGCTAAAAGAGATGACTTTGGTTATATAAGACCTCATCATCCAACATTACAAGTAGCCATTCAAATTTTTCCTAAGGTCTATCCAACCTTTACAGAAATCATTCAATTATTAGGTGCAAGTGGCTTAATGTCTATTCCGAGTGAAAAAGCATTTGGCGCAGATGATGGGGATTTGGAGCATTATTTACAGTCCTTTCGAGATGGTGGAGAGGAACGTGTCAAAAAATTCCGTTTAGCTTGGGATTTAACGATGAGTAGCTTTGGCACGAGACAAACGCTATATGAGCGATATTTCTTTGGAGACCCAGTACGTTTATCGAGCTTACTGTACCAATCGTATAATCGGGAGCCATTTATACAAAGAGTAGAAAATTTCTTGAAAAATAAAGATTAA
- a CDS encoding polysaccharide deacetylase family protein, translated as MKRIVYMLLFMLLLPFVHKVHASNLVIQVNEEATVFDNRSGSLEQVGTLSAGQTFEVTKDYGPNWWQIRWGGNYGYVDKRYTTVVPSKTYQNTVPSIVKVKDYIVATKATPVYDNTGNKLVQFATISEGVRFPIYSKMGSWYGIAVNGRLGFVHSNFVNEEKGQDNTNPSTKPVEKPTPTPPSPPTTPPSKPNGYLEALENAVLYDLRREQPMSIATLLKGQQLEIANVIDEMYVQVRWGNTFLYVEKSKIKFVNTPSFKNSGNDNAVKNQYFIPVSGNNEIYDRTANKLQPFAKLDVNRRYPILRKEQNWYVTTIGGREGYIHSSKVALDRGVPVMMYHHFLKENELGRFKNVSTTMTDTQFANEMKYLKDKKYETVSTADLLRFMRNEITLPAYSIVLTFDDGLLSTREYAYPILKNYGFQATQFLITYRNEYSPAEQLFNYNDLQALSKQDMDYMKDVFMYESHTYNLHDMIGNKGKMLLIPYHEVVEDLKRSLTFIPNATAFAYPFGQYNANIIYAVKEAGFTMAFSTKPGYNNPHDDIYQIKRLYSDQQTSLAQFKKMVSPFAQ; from the coding sequence TTGAAACGCATTGTATATATGCTCCTATTCATGCTGCTATTACCATTCGTGCACAAGGTACATGCCAGTAATTTAGTTATTCAAGTGAATGAGGAAGCAACTGTCTTTGATAATCGTTCAGGCTCACTTGAACAGGTAGGAACATTATCAGCAGGACAAACTTTTGAAGTGACAAAAGATTATGGACCTAACTGGTGGCAAATTCGTTGGGGAGGTAACTACGGTTATGTTGATAAACGATACACAACTGTTGTTCCATCCAAGACATATCAAAATACTGTACCTTCTATTGTCAAAGTAAAAGATTACATTGTAGCAACGAAGGCAACGCCTGTTTATGATAATACAGGTAACAAATTAGTGCAGTTTGCAACAATATCGGAAGGTGTTCGTTTTCCTATATATAGTAAAATGGGCAGTTGGTACGGAATTGCTGTGAACGGACGACTTGGTTTTGTACATAGTAATTTTGTTAATGAAGAAAAGGGTCAGGACAACACTAATCCATCAACAAAGCCGGTTGAAAAACCTACGCCGACACCACCATCACCACCTACAACCCCGCCAAGTAAACCAAATGGTTATCTTGAAGCGTTGGAAAATGCTGTTCTCTATGACCTTCGTCGAGAACAACCTATGTCGATTGCGACACTGTTAAAAGGGCAACAGTTGGAAATTGCCAATGTTATAGATGAAATGTATGTTCAAGTACGGTGGGGCAATACATTCCTTTATGTGGAAAAATCAAAAATAAAATTTGTCAATACGCCATCTTTTAAAAATAGTGGGAATGATAATGCAGTAAAAAATCAATATTTCATCCCAGTATCAGGGAATAATGAAATTTATGATCGAACTGCGAACAAATTACAACCCTTTGCAAAATTGGATGTAAATCGACGTTACCCAATTTTACGAAAAGAACAAAATTGGTATGTTACGACGATAGGTGGCCGTGAAGGTTATATTCACAGTTCTAAGGTAGCATTAGATCGTGGCGTTCCTGTTATGATGTACCATCATTTCTTAAAGGAGAATGAATTAGGACGCTTTAAAAATGTAAGTACAACGATGACAGATACCCAATTTGCTAATGAAATGAAGTATTTGAAAGATAAAAAATATGAAACGGTTAGTACGGCAGATTTATTGCGCTTTATGCGCAATGAAATTACATTGCCTGCTTATTCTATCGTTTTGACATTTGATGATGGCTTATTATCTACAAGAGAATATGCCTATCCAATATTAAAAAATTATGGATTTCAAGCAACACAATTTTTAATTACGTATCGCAATGAATATTCACCAGCAGAACAGCTGTTTAATTATAATGATTTACAAGCACTGTCAAAACAGGATATGGATTATATGAAAGATGTCTTCATGTATGAATCACACACATACAATTTACACGATATGATTGGCAATAAAGGGAAAATGTTGTTGATACCTTACCATGAGGTCGTAGAAGATTTAAAGCGCAGTTTAACATTCATACCGAATGCAACAGCATTTGCTTATCCATTTGGTCAATATAATGCCAATATAATTTATGCAGTGAAAGAAGCTGGGTTTACAATGGCTTTTTCAACAAAGCCCGGCTACAACAATCCACATGATGATATCTACCAAATTAAACGTCTCTACAGCGATCAACAAACGAGCTTAGCGCAGTTCAAAAAAATGGTGTCACCTTTTGCTCAATAA
- the alaS gene encoding alanine--tRNA ligase has protein sequence MKAVEIRRMYLEFFKEKGHHHEPSAPLVPINDPSLLWINSGVATLKPYFDGRIIPDNPRITNAQKSIRTNDIENVGKTARHHTFFEMLGNFSIGDYFKKEAIHYAWEFLTDKKWMGFDPELLSITIHPEDQEAYDVWHNEIGIPEERLIRLEGNFWDIGEGPSGPNSEIFYDRGEEYGADENDPEMYPGGENERYLEVWNLVFSQFNHNPDGTYTPLPKQNIDTGMGLERIVSVVQNVPTNFDTDLFMPIIEKIEQFANRKYKRPGEVALSEIFGSEEDINTPFKVIADHIRTVAFAIGDGALPSNEGRGYVLRRLLRRAVRYAKQIGIEKPFMFELVPTVGEIMVDFYPEVTKKCEFIQRVIKNEEIRFHETLDGGLTIFNEVVEAQKAAGHDYIPGADAFRLYDTYGFPIELTEEYAEEVGMKVDHEGFEVAMNEQRERARAARQDVDSMQVQNEVLANLTVASEFVGYDTLSVETEVAAMIVNGQVTKVASEGQEALVVLAKTPFYAEMGGQIADSGVISNDGFTAIVKDVQKAPNGQPLHTVLVESGEMHVEDAVKAVVNRSERNLIIKNHTATHIMQRALKDVLGDHVNQAGSYVGPDRLRFDFSHFGQVTKEELQQIERIVNEKVWEDIEVVIEEKAIDEARAMGAMALFGEKYGDIVRVVSIGDYSIELCGGIHVKRSSEIGFFKIVSEGGIGAGTRRIEAVTGKVAYEAVKEEEALLNDAAALLKANPKDIVTKVHALQADYKELQRENEGLSQKIANAQAGAIVDAAQTFGDVTVLSTKVEAKDNNQLRQMMDDLKGKMTKAVVVLGAVDGDKVMLCAGVTKDLVGGNYHAGNIVKMVAEACGGKGGGRPDMAMAGAKDASKLDEALLSVYDYVKSI, from the coding sequence ATGAAAGCAGTAGAAATTCGCCGTATGTATTTAGAATTCTTTAAAGAAAAAGGACATCACCATGAACCATCAGCACCTCTTGTGCCAATTAATGACCCTTCATTACTTTGGATTAACTCAGGTGTAGCAACATTAAAACCTTATTTTGATGGTCGTATTATTCCAGATAATCCGCGTATTACAAATGCACAAAAATCGATTCGTACAAACGATATTGAAAATGTAGGGAAGACAGCACGTCACCATACATTCTTTGAAATGTTAGGTAACTTTTCTATCGGTGACTACTTCAAAAAAGAGGCGATTCATTACGCGTGGGAGTTTTTAACAGATAAAAAGTGGATGGGCTTTGATCCTGAACTTTTATCCATTACAATACATCCAGAAGACCAAGAAGCATATGACGTATGGCATAACGAAATTGGCATTCCAGAAGAACGTTTAATTCGATTAGAAGGGAACTTCTGGGATATCGGAGAAGGCCCATCTGGTCCAAACTCTGAAATTTTCTACGATCGTGGAGAAGAATATGGGGCAGATGAAAATGATCCAGAAATGTATCCTGGTGGAGAAAACGAACGCTATTTAGAAGTTTGGAACTTAGTGTTCTCTCAATTTAACCACAATCCAGATGGTACTTATACACCATTACCAAAGCAAAATATTGATACGGGGATGGGACTAGAACGTATTGTATCTGTTGTACAAAATGTTCCAACTAACTTTGATACGGATTTATTTATGCCAATCATTGAAAAAATCGAACAATTTGCCAATCGAAAATACAAGCGTCCTGGTGAAGTAGCGTTAAGTGAAATCTTCGGTTCAGAAGAAGATATTAATACACCATTCAAAGTTATTGCTGACCATATTCGTACTGTGGCATTTGCTATCGGTGATGGCGCACTGCCTTCAAATGAAGGTCGTGGTTATGTATTGCGTCGTTTACTACGTCGTGCAGTACGTTACGCTAAACAAATTGGTATCGAAAAACCATTTATGTTTGAATTAGTACCAACAGTTGGAGAAATTATGGTGGATTTCTACCCAGAAGTTACGAAGAAATGCGAATTTATCCAACGTGTGATTAAAAACGAGGAAATTCGTTTCCATGAAACATTAGATGGCGGTCTTACTATCTTTAACGAGGTTGTAGAAGCACAAAAAGCAGCGGGTCATGATTATATTCCTGGAGCAGATGCATTCCGTCTTTACGACACATACGGCTTCCCAATTGAGTTAACAGAAGAATATGCGGAAGAAGTAGGCATGAAAGTGGATCATGAAGGATTCGAAGTGGCAATGAATGAACAACGTGAACGTGCGCGTGCAGCTCGACAAGATGTAGATTCAATGCAAGTACAAAATGAAGTGCTAGCAAACTTAACCGTTGCAAGTGAATTCGTTGGCTATGATACATTATCAGTAGAAACAGAAGTTGCAGCAATGATTGTCAATGGACAAGTGACGAAGGTCGCTTCAGAAGGTCAAGAAGCATTAGTAGTCTTAGCAAAAACACCGTTCTACGCTGAAATGGGTGGACAAATTGCTGATAGCGGTGTAATTTCCAATGACGGCTTTACAGCAATCGTTAAGGATGTTCAAAAAGCTCCAAATGGACAACCATTACACACAGTTCTTGTTGAATCAGGTGAAATGCATGTTGAAGATGCAGTAAAAGCGGTAGTTAATCGCAGTGAACGTAATCTCATCATTAAAAACCATACAGCAACGCACATTATGCAACGTGCGTTAAAAGACGTATTAGGTGACCATGTTAACCAAGCGGGTTCTTATGTTGGCCCTGATCGATTACGCTTTGACTTCTCTCACTTCGGTCAAGTAACTAAAGAAGAGTTACAACAAATTGAACGTATTGTAAATGAAAAAGTGTGGGAAGATATTGAAGTCGTGATTGAAGAAAAGGCGATTGATGAAGCGAGAGCAATGGGAGCAATGGCATTATTCGGCGAAAAATACGGTGATATCGTGCGCGTCGTTTCCATTGGCGATTATTCAATCGAACTTTGTGGTGGTATCCATGTAAAACGTTCTTCTGAAATTGGCTTCTTTAAAATTGTATCAGAAGGTGGTATTGGCGCAGGAACGCGTCGTATCGAGGCTGTGACTGGAAAAGTGGCATATGAGGCGGTCAAAGAAGAAGAGGCGCTATTAAATGATGCAGCAGCATTATTAAAAGCAAATCCGAAAGATATTGTGACAAAAGTCCATGCGCTACAAGCAGACTACAAAGAATTACAACGTGAAAATGAAGGATTATCACAAAAAATTGCCAATGCACAAGCAGGTGCTATTGTAGATGCAGCCCAAACATTTGGTGATGTGACAGTACTTTCAACGAAAGTTGAAGCGAAAGACAATAACCAACTGCGTCAAATGATGGATGACCTAAAAGGTAAAATGACAAAAGCTGTTGTGGTCTTAGGTGCTGTTGATGGCGATAAAGTGATGTTATGTGCAGGTGTAACAAAAGATTTAGTTGGTGGCAATTACCATGCAGGAAATATTGTGAAAATGGTGGCAGAAGCTTGTGGCGGTAAAGGCGGCGGTCGTCCAGATATGGCGATGGCAGGTGCTAAAGATGCTTCAAAACTTGATGAAGCGCTACTTTCTGTGTATGATTACGTTAAATCCATTTAA